CTTGAGTGTCGCGGCGGCGCCGTCCCGGGCGAAGGCCCGCGCGGCGGCGGCCAGCAGCTTGTCCTCGTTGGCCCGCGCGTCGGCACGGACGGGCCGGCCGGATGACTCAGGCATGCGGGTGTTCTCCCTCTGGGCTCTCGTTCGGCATGCGGGTGTTTCCCCCGCTCACTGCTCACTGCTCACGGCTCTCGGCTCTCGCTCGATGTCCGGCTTGCTATGCGGAGTCGGCTCCGCTTAGTCTGACGGCTCAAGCGGAGCCGACTCCGTTTGGGTGTCACGGTAGCAGCCGGCCACCCGCCGCTCCCATGCCACCACCGCACCCACCGGAGGGTCCACGCCATGCAGTACCGCACGCTGGGCAGTACCGGCGTCCAGGTCAGCTCGTTCTGCCTGGGCGCGATGATGTTCGGCCAGTGGGGTAACCCCGACCACGACGACGCGGCCGCCATCGTCCGCACGGCGCTCGACGCGGGCGTCAACCTCATCGACACCGCCGACGTGTACTCCGGCGGCGAGTCGGAGGTCATCGTCGGCAAGGCGATCGCCGGACGGCGCGATGACGTCGTCCTCGCCACCAAGGTGTCCAGCCCCATGGGCCCCGGCCGCAACGAGCGCGGCGCCTCGCGGCGCTGGATCGTCAAGGCCTGCGAGGCGAGCCTGCGCCGCCTCGGCACCGACCACATCGACCTCTACCAGGTGCACCGGCCCGACCCCACGGCCGACCTCGACGAGACCCTGGGCGCCCTCTCCGACCTCGTCCGCGCGGGAAAGATCCGCTACGCGGGCTCCTCCACCTTCGCCCCCTCGGCGATCGTCCGGGCGCAGTGGACCGCCGAACGACGGCAGCGCGAGCGCTTCGTCTGCGAACAGCCGCCGTACTCCCTGCTGGCCCGGGGCATCGAGGCCGACGTCCTGCCCACCTGCGAGACGTACCGGATGGGCGTGCTCGCCTGGAGTCCGCTGGCCGGCGGCTGGCTCTCCGGCCGGCTGCACCAGGACGCGGCCGTCCTGTCCAGCCACCGCACCCGCACGATGCCGTTCCGCACCACCCTCTCCCACTACGATCTCGGCATCCCGGGCAACCGCGCCAAGCTCGACGCCGTCACGGAACTCGCCGGCATCGCCGCCGAGGCCGGACTGACCCTGATCCAGCTCGCCCTCGCCTTCGTCACCACCCACCCCGCGGTCACCGCGGCGATCATCGGCCCGCGCACCGCCGCACAACTGGAGGGCCAACTGAGCGCCGCCGACATCGTCCTGGAGCCCGCGGTCCTGGACCGCATCGACCGCGTCGTCGCACCGGGCACCGACCTCAACCCCGAGGACACCGGCTACGCGGCCGACATCCTGGCCGACCCGCGACGCCGCCGCCGCGCCGCCGTGTGATGACCCCCGCCGAGCCCGGCCCGCTCGGAGCACCCCGCCTCACGTACGGCACCCGCGCTCACACACGGCGCCCGTGCGACGGCCCCACCAGGCGGTCGCCGGAGAGCAGCGTGCCCGCCTGCTTGAGGTGCCGCAGCACGGGGGAGACCTCCATGCTCTGCAGGCCGGCCAGGGAGCCGACGCGGTCCGAGGTGAACTCGAAGAGTTCGTCGAGATCCCGGCAGTGCGCCACGGCGTGGACGTTGGACGGCCCGGAGACGGCCGCGGCGAAGGCGATCCCCGGTTCCCGCGCGAGGGCCCGCCCCACCTCCTTGACCGCCGACGGATGCACCCGCAGCCACAGATTGGCCCGCGCGTGATACCCGAGGGCGGCCGCGGCGATCTCCACGTCGATGTGGACGACCCCGCGCCGCAGCAGGGCGTCCAGGCGGCGGGAGACCCGCCCCGGCGTGGAGTCCGCCGCCGCGGCGAGGTCGACGAGACTGGCCCGGCCGTCCGCCGCGAGGGCCGCGCAGATCCGTTCGTCCCCGGCCGTCAGCACCGCCGGCTCCCGGGCGACGACGGGGACCTCGGCGAACGGGGAGCCGTCGCTGCCGAGCAGCGCCTCCTGCTCCGGGGACAGCACGCCGTGCAACGCCGCCCAGTAGTGGCCGCGGCCGCCCAGGAACTGACGGAGCATCGCGAAGGCGTTGATGTCGAGCACCGCCGCCGTGCGCGGCAGCCGCCGGCCGAGCAGCTCCTCGCGCTGCTCACGGCTGCGTGACTGGATCGCGCACGTGATCTCGTAACCGGCCGCGCTCAGGGCCACCCAGTTGACGTCCTCGCGTCCGGCCAGCGCGTCGGCGATCGCCGCGACGCTGCCCGGCCGGCAGCGCAGCCGCACCAGCCACCTGCTCTGCCCCAGCGCCCCCGGATTGACCACCCCGGCCACCCGCAGGACACCCTCGGCACGCAGCCGCCGGTACCGGCGATTGACAGCGCTTTCGGTAAGACCGACCGCGCCCGCGATCGCCGCGAAGGACGCCCGCGGAGCGATCTGCAACGCGCGGATGATCCGCACGTCCTCGGGCTGTACTGCGAAGGATTCCGACACTGAGGCACCCGGCATGACGGGAATCCTACAGAAGTGCCCCTCCGGCTCGTTCCGGCGACAGGGACGCGCACAGACTGGCCGCACACCACCGGCCGCCGAACGAACAGGACACCTCATGCCGTCGACCACCGGGAACCCGCCGAGCCCGCACACACCCACCGCACTCGTCGTCGGCGCCTCGCGCGGCCTCGGCCACGCGATCGCCGCCGAACTCCTCGACCGGGGATGGAACGTCATCGGCACCGTCCGTGACACCACCGCCCGCACCCCCCTGCACGACCTCGCCGACCGGTCCGGCGGGCGCGTCACCGTCGAACACCTCGACATCAACGAACCCGCCCACCTGCCACCCCTGCACGCACGCCTCGCCCCGCGCCGTCTCGACCTGCTCCTCGTCAACGCGGGCACCACCAACAACGTGGACACCCCGATCGGCGCGGTCCCGACGGCCGACTTCGTCGACATCATGGTCACCAACGCCCTCAGCCCGATGCGTGTCATCGAGGCACTGGAGGACCTCGTGTCCGACACCGGTCTCATCGGGGCGATGTCCTCCGGACAGGGCAGCATCACCCACAACACCAAGGGCGGCCGCGAGGTCTACCGGGGCAGCAAGGCCGCCCTCAACATGTTCATGCGCGGCTTCGCCGTCCGGCAGTCCGGGACACACCGCGCCCTCGTCCTCATGGCACCGGGCTGGATCCGCACCGCGCTCGGCGGACCCGACGCGCCGTACACCCTCGAGGAGAGCACCCCGCTGATCGTCGACGTCCTGCTCTCCCGGCTGGGCACGCCCGGCCTGGCCTACCTGGACCGGACGGGCGGGACCGTGCCCTGGTGAGCGGCGTGTCCCCGGTGTC
The DNA window shown above is from Streptomyces sp. NBC_00670 and carries:
- a CDS encoding Lrp/AsnC family transcriptional regulator codes for the protein MPGASVSESFAVQPEDVRIIRALQIAPRASFAAIAGAVGLTESAVNRRYRRLRAEGVLRVAGVVNPGALGQSRWLVRLRCRPGSVAAIADALAGREDVNWVALSAAGYEITCAIQSRSREQREELLGRRLPRTAAVLDINAFAMLRQFLGGRGHYWAALHGVLSPEQEALLGSDGSPFAEVPVVAREPAVLTAGDERICAALAADGRASLVDLAAAADSTPGRVSRRLDALLRRGVVHIDVEIAAAALGYHARANLWLRVHPSAVKEVGRALAREPGIAFAAAVSGPSNVHAVAHCRDLDELFEFTSDRVGSLAGLQSMEVSPVLRHLKQAGTLLSGDRLVGPSHGRRV
- a CDS encoding aldo/keto reductase produces the protein MQYRTLGSTGVQVSSFCLGAMMFGQWGNPDHDDAAAIVRTALDAGVNLIDTADVYSGGESEVIVGKAIAGRRDDVVLATKVSSPMGPGRNERGASRRWIVKACEASLRRLGTDHIDLYQVHRPDPTADLDETLGALSDLVRAGKIRYAGSSTFAPSAIVRAQWTAERRQRERFVCEQPPYSLLARGIEADVLPTCETYRMGVLAWSPLAGGWLSGRLHQDAAVLSSHRTRTMPFRTTLSHYDLGIPGNRAKLDAVTELAGIAAEAGLTLIQLALAFVTTHPAVTAAIIGPRTAAQLEGQLSAADIVLEPAVLDRIDRVVAPGTDLNPEDTGYAADILADPRRRRRAAV
- a CDS encoding SDR family NAD(P)-dependent oxidoreductase, with product MPSTTGNPPSPHTPTALVVGASRGLGHAIAAELLDRGWNVIGTVRDTTARTPLHDLADRSGGRVTVEHLDINEPAHLPPLHARLAPRRLDLLLVNAGTTNNVDTPIGAVPTADFVDIMVTNALSPMRVIEALEDLVSDTGLIGAMSSGQGSITHNTKGGREVYRGSKAALNMFMRGFAVRQSGTHRALVLMAPGWIRTALGGPDAPYTLEESTPLIVDVLLSRLGTPGLAYLDRTGGTVPW